From Leptospira langatensis, the proteins below share one genomic window:
- a CDS encoding AAA family ATPase, with translation MSDERNRPETYLLSQELEEAIKVAEITSRPLLLKGEPGTGKSLLADYLSFTTKKKLFSWHVKSTSLAKEGLYFYDAVSRLNDSRFAEDKEKVRNIENYIRLGALGEAFSAPEPSVVLIDEIDKADIEFPNDLLLELDRMEFTIQETGRRIKAVHRPLTLITSNNEKELPAAFLRRCIFHYIDFPDPVFMGEIVSAHFPNIETSLLKRALESFYVIRTMDDMKKKPGTSELLDWIQILIHMGAKLPEEGRIPYIGALVKNEEDLKLFR, from the coding sequence ATGTCTGACGAAAGAAACCGTCCGGAAACGTATTTACTTTCCCAAGAACTAGAAGAAGCGATCAAAGTAGCGGAGATCACTTCTCGGCCATTGCTATTGAAAGGAGAACCGGGAACTGGTAAATCCCTTCTCGCGGACTATCTGTCCTTCACTACTAAAAAGAAATTATTCTCCTGGCATGTGAAATCCACTTCTCTGGCTAAAGAAGGACTGTATTTCTACGACGCAGTTTCCCGATTGAACGATTCCCGTTTTGCAGAAGATAAGGAAAAGGTCCGTAATATAGAGAACTATATCCGACTCGGTGCTTTAGGAGAAGCATTCTCTGCGCCGGAACCTTCCGTCGTTCTGATAGACGAGATTGATAAGGCGGACATAGAATTCCCGAACGACCTTCTCCTGGAATTGGACAGAATGGAGTTCACCATCCAAGAAACCGGAAGAAGGATCAAGGCTGTGCATCGGCCTCTTACCCTGATCACTTCCAACAACGAGAAGGAATTGCCTGCAGCCTTCTTAAGAAGATGCATTTTTCATTATATAGATTTCCCGGATCCTGTTTTCATGGGAGAGATCGTATCCGCTCACTTTCCGAATATAGAAACGAGCCTATTAAAGCGAGCCCTAGAGTCCTTTTATGTGATCCGTACCATGGATGATATGAAGAAAAAGCCTGGTACTAGCGAACTCTTGGACTGGATCCAAATTCTAATCCATATGGGCGCGAAACTTCCGGAAGAAGGAAGGATCCCATATATTGGCGCTCTCGTTAAGAATGAAGAGGATCTGAAACTGTTCAGATAA
- a CDS encoding alpha-2-macroglobulin family protein, with the protein MRLRSLFFCSILFSNLLLAQSSFSQSSKVQFSFSPQGEVKNIGQVQVLFKEPMVPLGDPKRSVSPFTIDCPVKGEERWVTETDWVYEFPQTLEGGIRCKFTTNSIKSLAGNSLEPGKVFSFHTGGPLVTNVSPYEGAMIAEDQAFVVQFDSEPKLSDVSEKVYFAMEGLGNKIPIRILQGRERENILKVTRDDPKSKKVFVIGARQLFPADVKLRLVVEKGLRSSSGIASSSDWATTFQVRSAFTATLHCERVNANAGCVPISPVYLSFSSPINKAWRNQIFIKFKDGKLVTANKKESEDSYYEEESSYSVSFPNPLPPQNEFEIILPKSITDDMGRSLQNMSSFPLKFRTDEYPPLVKFSSGFGIVEKFPEALLPVTVRNVEAPVIAKHLNPIDPSGEGELIHEQWAKLSEKGKDFLGNLFGPKQETKPSGKSIPARSIVVGPSDVRTLMRWLVKGESDDHQVSIFSAQETNAKKFGIPSPNGEKRFEVIGIPLKKSGLHIIEIESPILGQALHEQKNPYYVRTAALVTNLSIHFKWGKSSSLVWVTSLDKGQSVEGVEVGLFDCRGSQLWKGNTDASGRLLITENQSRLQAQNCGNEEPFYSGLFLVAKKGEDFSFLHTSWDNGIETWRYKLSHDSYDAEFKYRTILDRTLFREGETVHMNHILRKTDPYGFRYPNSDEIPDTLYIQHNASGQQYELPLRWSNTFTSESTFAIPKEAILGEYSIYLKFKLRNGSERKIYSGGFTTAQFRLPLLKGELQADSNQLISPKDIQISGQVSYLSGGKAGLLPITLRSSVQNTGGVHFPSYPDLEFSNGRTSISNSANDEESDSSGQKPDFKLIQSKTDENGFLSEKVSIPKKLEGVRSLNLEMEWKDPNGEIQTISRSFKLLPSKNLIAIQNEDWVAVKNKLKSKVIIVDASGNPVPSKKAIVKAFSIRYISHRKRLVGGFYSYDHRSERKDLGEVCSGLTDSKGILECKGSVSQAGQLYLEARVDGEDSYANTSIWIVNEQDIWFGSTDHDRMDLLPEKRKYEPGEIAKFQVRMPFKTATALVTVEREGVFKSFVQTLSGNQPVVEVPIESHYGPNIFVSVLAVRGRVDSPKATALVDLAKPAYRMGVAEIQVGWKPYELDLTVSTDKQEYRPREKAKVKIRLSEKDKAVWKDSKITVAAVDESLLELKQNLSWNLLQAMMAPRGIQVQTSTAQMFVIGRRHFGLKSLPPGGGGGLSSTRELFDTLLFWKADMVPNSNGELEFEVPLNDSLSSFKIVAVAAGGASRFGTASSSIRTSQEILAYASVSPLVREGDRIQAGISLKNTSQKQIDLSLSVKSEPDLKLQRKNVSLGPNASETIYWEFEIPRNITEIKYEFGTEASSINFKDAFVFKQKVDKPTVEQILQANFYQLSPTINIPLQEPEDAEPNRSKVEVSLYSSLVSGPIEGIQNYMGLYPYNCLEQKLSKAVSAGNEASWNSIMTDLPKYMDSDGLLRFFPDSISYGNVPLTTYLLLLSSESGWQIPDKSRDAMVGALHRFIDGTLYRTSPLATTDTLLRKISALEAVSKFGNVEASKIRAIETDPNRLPIESLISLRNLYRQVNWDAKKRQRVDEILRSKLRIQGSSYELTSDSSYLWWLLSSRDTVTARFLNSILNDQTWKEETPKLLRGFLNNTKSGHYDITTANAFAALAFRKYQKEYESNSVSGEVRLSLSSQSQSFDWEKKEGKLQFEFPKGRSELNVEQKGSGQPYAYVKTSSAIPLKKPIHSGLRVEKQITDLQGATKTSFKEGDVVKVKIKIKSEFSVSWLALKDPVPAGASVLGSGLGRDSALLSESQTSWWDSPSFVERKFEGVTAYYEYFFPGEITYEYIYRINSPGNFRLPPTRVEALYQPEVYSVIPNSDIVVQSNR; encoded by the coding sequence TGCAAGTTCACTACCAATTCCATTAAGTCCCTGGCAGGAAATTCATTAGAGCCCGGAAAAGTATTTAGCTTTCATACGGGAGGTCCCTTGGTCACGAACGTGAGCCCGTACGAAGGTGCGATGATCGCAGAAGACCAAGCATTCGTGGTACAATTCGATAGCGAACCGAAACTTTCCGACGTGAGCGAAAAGGTCTACTTTGCGATGGAAGGACTTGGGAACAAGATCCCGATCCGCATTCTGCAGGGAAGAGAAAGGGAGAATATCCTAAAGGTCACTCGGGACGATCCAAAGTCCAAAAAAGTTTTCGTGATCGGTGCAAGACAACTTTTTCCTGCGGACGTTAAGCTGCGTTTAGTAGTGGAGAAGGGGTTACGTTCTTCTTCAGGGATTGCAAGTTCTTCCGATTGGGCCACCACTTTCCAGGTACGTTCCGCCTTTACTGCGACCTTGCATTGTGAAAGAGTGAATGCGAACGCGGGCTGCGTTCCGATCTCTCCCGTTTATCTTTCCTTTTCTTCTCCTATCAACAAGGCTTGGAGAAACCAGATCTTTATTAAATTTAAGGATGGCAAACTAGTCACCGCCAATAAGAAGGAGAGCGAGGATTCATACTATGAGGAAGAGTCCTCTTACTCCGTTTCCTTTCCGAATCCTCTTCCTCCTCAAAACGAGTTCGAGATCATTCTTCCTAAATCCATCACGGACGATATGGGAAGAAGTCTCCAAAATATGTCTTCCTTTCCTTTGAAGTTCCGGACGGACGAATATCCTCCTCTCGTAAAATTCTCTTCCGGCTTTGGGATCGTGGAGAAGTTTCCGGAAGCATTGCTTCCTGTTACTGTGAGAAATGTAGAAGCTCCCGTCATTGCAAAGCATTTGAATCCGATCGATCCTTCCGGAGAAGGAGAGCTCATCCATGAACAATGGGCGAAGCTAAGCGAGAAGGGAAAGGATTTTCTGGGCAACCTATTCGGACCCAAGCAGGAGACCAAGCCGAGCGGAAAATCGATCCCGGCAAGATCGATAGTCGTTGGTCCTTCCGACGTGAGGACATTGATGCGTTGGCTTGTAAAAGGAGAATCGGATGATCATCAGGTCTCCATTTTTTCCGCGCAAGAAACGAATGCTAAGAAATTCGGCATTCCTTCTCCCAATGGAGAAAAGAGATTCGAGGTGATCGGGATCCCTCTCAAAAAAAGCGGTTTGCATATTATAGAAATTGAAAGTCCTATTTTAGGCCAGGCCTTACACGAACAAAAGAATCCATACTATGTGAGAACCGCTGCACTAGTTACCAATCTGAGCATTCATTTTAAATGGGGGAAGAGTTCTTCCTTGGTTTGGGTGACTTCCTTGGACAAGGGCCAATCGGTAGAAGGAGTAGAAGTCGGACTATTCGATTGTAGAGGGAGCCAACTCTGGAAAGGAAATACCGATGCATCCGGAAGACTTCTCATTACTGAAAATCAATCCAGATTGCAGGCGCAAAATTGCGGGAATGAGGAACCTTTCTATAGCGGTCTCTTCTTGGTGGCCAAGAAGGGTGAGGATTTCTCCTTCTTGCATACGAGCTGGGATAACGGAATAGAGACTTGGAGATATAAACTCAGCCATGATTCCTACGACGCGGAGTTTAAGTATAGGACCATCCTAGACAGAACTCTTTTTAGAGAGGGGGAAACGGTCCATATGAACCATATTCTCCGCAAGACAGATCCCTACGGTTTTAGATATCCGAATTCGGACGAGATCCCGGATACATTGTACATCCAACACAATGCAAGCGGACAGCAATACGAACTTCCACTTCGCTGGTCGAATACGTTTACTTCCGAATCCACCTTTGCCATTCCCAAAGAAGCCATCTTGGGGGAATATTCTATTTATTTAAAATTCAAACTGAGGAACGGTTCCGAGAGAAAGATCTACTCCGGAGGATTTACTACTGCTCAGTTCAGGCTTCCTTTATTGAAAGGGGAATTGCAAGCGGACTCGAACCAACTCATCTCTCCTAAAGACATCCAGATCAGCGGCCAGGTATCCTATCTTTCCGGTGGAAAGGCAGGTTTGTTGCCGATCACTCTGAGATCTTCCGTTCAAAATACAGGAGGAGTGCATTTTCCTTCCTATCCGGATCTGGAATTTTCGAATGGAAGGACTAGTATCTCGAATTCTGCAAATGATGAAGAATCGGACAGCTCCGGGCAGAAACCTGATTTTAAGTTGATCCAATCCAAAACAGACGAGAATGGTTTCCTTTCGGAAAAGGTCTCTATCCCTAAAAAACTAGAAGGAGTTCGCTCTCTCAATTTAGAAATGGAATGGAAGGATCCAAACGGTGAGATCCAAACGATCTCCAGAAGTTTCAAACTCCTTCCTTCTAAGAATCTGATCGCGATCCAAAATGAGGATTGGGTGGCTGTGAAAAACAAGCTCAAGTCCAAGGTAATCATCGTGGATGCCTCCGGGAATCCTGTTCCGAGCAAGAAGGCGATCGTAAAAGCATTCTCAATTCGTTATATATCTCATCGAAAGAGACTCGTCGGTGGATTTTATTCCTACGATCATAGGAGCGAGAGAAAGGATCTAGGAGAAGTCTGTTCCGGTCTCACGGACTCCAAGGGAATTTTGGAATGCAAGGGTTCCGTCAGTCAGGCAGGACAATTGTATTTAGAAGCGCGTGTAGACGGAGAGGATTCCTACGCGAACACCTCTATCTGGATCGTGAATGAGCAGGATATTTGGTTCGGATCCACGGATCACGATAGAATGGACCTTCTTCCCGAAAAAAGAAAGTACGAGCCAGGAGAGATTGCAAAGTTCCAAGTTAGGATGCCTTTCAAGACTGCGACTGCACTCGTGACTGTGGAAAGAGAAGGTGTATTTAAATCCTTCGTGCAGACCTTGAGTGGCAACCAACCTGTGGTGGAAGTTCCGATAGAAAGTCATTATGGCCCGAATATATTCGTCTCCGTTTTAGCCGTAAGAGGTAGAGTGGATTCTCCTAAGGCGACTGCACTTGTGGATCTTGCCAAGCCAGCGTACAGAATGGGAGTCGCAGAGATCCAAGTAGGATGGAAGCCATACGAGCTGGATCTGACTGTAAGTACAGACAAGCAAGAGTATAGACCGAGAGAAAAAGCCAAGGTCAAGATTCGCTTATCCGAGAAGGACAAGGCCGTTTGGAAGGACTCCAAGATCACTGTGGCAGCGGTGGATGAAAGTCTTTTGGAACTAAAGCAAAACCTTTCTTGGAATCTTTTGCAGGCAATGATGGCACCTAGAGGGATCCAGGTACAAACTTCTACTGCTCAGATGTTCGTGATCGGACGACGACATTTCGGTTTGAAGAGTCTTCCGCCTGGAGGAGGTGGTGGACTTTCTTCCACAAGGGAACTTTTTGATACATTACTTTTTTGGAAAGCGGATATGGTCCCGAATTCCAACGGTGAGCTGGAGTTTGAGGTTCCGCTCAATGATTCTCTTTCTTCCTTTAAGATCGTTGCCGTGGCTGCCGGAGGAGCAAGCCGCTTCGGGACAGCTTCTTCTTCTATCCGGACGAGCCAGGAGATCTTGGCGTATGCAAGCGTTTCTCCTTTAGTAAGAGAAGGGGACAGGATCCAAGCAGGGATTTCTTTAAAGAATACCAGCCAGAAGCAGATCGATCTGAGCCTAAGTGTCAAATCGGAACCGGATCTGAAACTACAAAGGAAGAATGTCTCTCTTGGTCCGAATGCATCCGAGACAATCTATTGGGAATTCGAGATCCCGAGAAATATTACGGAAATCAAATATGAATTCGGAACGGAAGCTTCTTCTATCAATTTTAAGGACGCATTCGTCTTCAAACAGAAAGTGGATAAGCCGACTGTAGAGCAGATCTTACAGGCAAACTTTTATCAGCTAAGCCCCACTATCAATATTCCATTGCAAGAACCGGAGGATGCTGAACCGAACCGAAGCAAGGTGGAAGTATCTCTCTATTCCAGCTTGGTTTCCGGGCCGATCGAAGGGATCCAGAATTATATGGGACTGTATCCGTACAATTGCTTGGAGCAGAAACTTTCCAAGGCGGTAAGTGCAGGCAATGAGGCTAGCTGGAATAGTATCATGACGGATCTGCCCAAGTATATGGACTCCGACGGTCTATTGAGATTCTTTCCGGATTCGATCTCGTATGGGAATGTTCCGTTAACAACCTATCTTCTTCTTCTGTCTTCCGAATCGGGATGGCAGATCCCGGATAAGTCCAGAGATGCGATGGTCGGGGCCTTGCATCGATTCATAGATGGAACCCTCTATAGGACTTCTCCTTTGGCGACTACGGACACGTTGCTAAGAAAGATCTCCGCCTTAGAAGCAGTTTCCAAATTCGGGAATGTGGAAGCATCTAAGATCCGGGCCATCGAGACCGACCCGAACCGTTTGCCGATCGAGTCACTTATCTCTCTTCGAAATCTGTACAGACAGGTCAATTGGGATGCGAAGAAGAGACAAAGAGTGGATGAGATCCTTAGATCTAAACTTAGGATACAAGGAAGTTCCTATGAACTTACCTCCGATTCTTCCTATCTCTGGTGGCTTCTTTCTTCGAGGGATACTGTGACTGCGAGGTTCCTGAATTCCATCTTGAACGATCAAACTTGGAAGGAAGAAACTCCCAAGCTCTTACGAGGCTTCTTGAATAACACTAAGTCTGGGCATTATGATATTACGACTGCGAATGCATTTGCTGCACTTGCATTCAGAAAATACCAGAAAGAATATGAGTCTAATTCCGTTTCCGGAGAAGTAAGACTTTCTCTTTCTTCCCAATCCCAAAGTTTCGATTGGGAGAAGAAGGAAGGAAAACTACAGTTCGAATTCCCGAAAGGAAGATCTGAATTGAATGTGGAACAAAAAGGGTCCGGGCAGCCGTATGCATATGTAAAGACAAGTTCTGCTATTCCTTTGAAAAAGCCCATTCATAGCGGACTCAGAGTAGAAAAACAGATCACGGATCTGCAAGGCGCAACTAAGACTTCCTTCAAAGAAGGAGATGTGGTTAAGGTGAAGATCAAGATCAAATCGGAGTTTTCCGTCTCTTGGTTGGCTTTGAAAGATCCTGTACCTGCTGGTGCAAGTGTATTGGGTTCGGGCTTAGGAAGAGATTCCGCTCTGCTATCCGAGAGCCAAACTTCCTGGTGGGACAGTCCTTCTTTCGTAGAGAGAAAATTCGAAGGAGTGACCGCTTACTATGAGTATTTCTTTCCGGGAGAAATTACGTATGAGTATATATATCGGATCAATTCTCCGGGAAATTTCCGTCTTCCTCCCACAAGAGTCGAAGCTTTGTACCAACCGGAAGTCTATTCCGTGATCCCGAATTCGGATATCGTCGTGCAGTCGAACCGATAG
- a CDS encoding VWA containing CoxE family protein, which produces MFFTFFYRLKASGIPLSTVELLDFLKAVDVLSRPKTFLSVNEFYRISRLCLVKDVKYYDAFDLVFTELFGERGILRESLRQELQDWLSQIFENPNKLPPGIIPPEELWKEFLDRLQNQKGEHHGGNKWIGTGGSSPFGHHGENPGGVRIGGEGGGKSAIFQAMERKYKDYRTDEQLDVRQIKIALKKLRNLRKEGIPEFHLPKTVDATCRNAGDPELVFDRTRKNGIKVLLLMDTGGSMTPYAERVSKLFSAAHQMNHFKEFGYYYFHNSIYDSVYPKGDLRRPIPLKNLFKKHKDDTKVIIVGDAYMAPYELLDPAYGFYHSRFRQETRLPEDPESGLDSFKRLKSHFQEAIWMNPEPKRYWDAPTIYELKKVFPMFFLSVDGLEDGIRRLLNK; this is translated from the coding sequence TTGTTTTTTACTTTCTTTTACAGGCTAAAGGCTTCTGGAATTCCTCTCTCTACCGTAGAGCTTTTGGATTTCCTGAAGGCGGTGGATGTTCTCTCCCGCCCTAAGACCTTTTTATCCGTAAACGAATTCTATAGGATCTCAAGACTTTGTCTGGTAAAGGACGTAAAATACTACGACGCCTTCGATCTAGTCTTTACCGAATTATTCGGTGAAAGAGGGATCCTGCGAGAATCCCTTCGACAAGAATTACAAGATTGGCTTTCCCAAATATTCGAGAACCCTAATAAACTTCCTCCAGGGATCATTCCCCCGGAGGAATTATGGAAGGAATTCCTGGATCGATTGCAGAATCAGAAAGGCGAGCACCATGGCGGGAATAAATGGATCGGCACTGGAGGAAGTTCTCCTTTCGGTCACCATGGAGAGAATCCGGGCGGAGTGCGTATCGGAGGAGAAGGCGGAGGCAAATCCGCTATTTTCCAGGCGATGGAAAGAAAGTATAAGGACTATCGCACGGATGAGCAGTTGGATGTGCGCCAGATCAAGATTGCCTTAAAGAAACTTCGGAACCTGAGAAAAGAAGGAATTCCGGAATTCCATCTTCCTAAGACAGTGGATGCGACTTGCCGAAACGCAGGAGATCCGGAACTTGTATTCGACAGGACCCGAAAGAACGGGATCAAGGTGCTTCTTCTGATGGATACAGGAGGAAGCATGACCCCGTATGCGGAGAGAGTGAGTAAATTGTTCTCCGCCGCTCATCAAATGAACCATTTTAAGGAATTCGGATACTACTATTTTCATAATTCGATCTATGATTCCGTATATCCTAAGGGAGACCTTCGCCGTCCTATTCCTCTTAAGAATCTTTTCAAGAAACATAAGGACGATACCAAGGTGATCATTGTAGGGGACGCGTATATGGCCCCGTACGAACTTTTAGATCCTGCGTATGGATTCTATCACTCTAGGTTTAGGCAGGAAACCAGATTGCCGGAAGATCCGGAATCCGGTTTGGATAGTTTTAAAAGGCTGAAGTCTCACTTCCAAGAAGCGATCTGGATGAATCCGGAACCAAAGCGGTACTGGGATGCACCTACCATCTACGAATTAAAAAAAGTATTTCCTATGTTCTTTTTAAGCGTAGATGGTTTAGAGGACGGGATTCGGAGACTTCTAAATAAATAG
- the pbpC gene encoding penicillin-binding protein 1C: protein MRSVFLLGFFLLCGFVSSVFSEPFSKEIAEYLQEGKTPRFSDVKKAYRPSEGILLDSKGEVLQTLRLEKKYRRLEWTPSSEVPETLVLSLLAQEDRRFPFHSGVDYYAILGSLKDRIVGNSKRGASTISMQLAGFLLGTKPGTRTYSDKWSQMKAAKRLEEIWTKSEIMEAYWNLVPFKGEYLGLRAASRGIFGVDPSSLAPEEAVLLVALLPNPNVSKAKWISRASHLAKTIGREDLTQEIEITISEYKRPSSVWNTDNYTAYHAAYRIFKKGEGSSDSLETGRVQTTIDPYLQRKSEAAMDRVLSSIQERNVKEAGILVLDNQSGAVLVYLGNSKLSKENYFVDSIHSRRQAGSTLKPFLYSIAFERNLLEPESVLMDEPKDWELVGGSYKPGNYEERYMGPVPARVALASSLNVPAVQVLDWVGVPAFVSKLKELGFQKLQSPEFYGLSLALGTADVTLWELTNAYRTIANNGSYTEATFDSDEASSNRLQSDAKELPGRKQILSQEASKTVREILSSRDNRAPSFGWESNLSTRFYTFAKTGTSQDMRDNWCIGSSGNYTVGVWVGNMSGEPMYDVSGVTGAAPLWKEIMQLLQDYRPSNPLLTQEEKEKKELSLLPTKNVQKGEPRIIYPENGNLFAIDPEIPEENERIRFMVRGSAKDLEWILNGKVIGSSKLAYFDWRPKRGNHLLSVREKNGKLSETVAFQVR from the coding sequence ATGAGATCTGTCTTTCTTCTAGGATTCTTTCTTCTTTGCGGATTTGTTTCGAGCGTATTCTCGGAGCCTTTTTCGAAGGAGATCGCCGAGTATCTACAAGAAGGTAAGACTCCTCGCTTTTCGGATGTGAAGAAAGCCTATCGTCCTTCCGAAGGGATCCTTTTGGATTCTAAAGGAGAAGTATTGCAAACTCTCCGTCTGGAAAAGAAATACAGAAGATTGGAATGGACCCCTTCTTCCGAAGTACCTGAGACTTTGGTACTATCCTTACTTGCCCAAGAAGATAGAAGGTTTCCCTTCCATTCCGGTGTGGACTATTATGCGATCCTAGGCTCTTTGAAGGATCGAATAGTAGGGAATTCTAAAAGAGGTGCGAGTACCATCTCTATGCAATTGGCAGGTTTCCTATTAGGGACCAAACCTGGGACCAGAACGTATTCCGACAAGTGGTCACAAATGAAGGCAGCCAAAAGACTGGAAGAGATCTGGACCAAGTCGGAGATCATGGAAGCTTATTGGAACCTGGTTCCTTTCAAAGGGGAGTATCTGGGACTAAGAGCGGCTTCCAGAGGGATTTTCGGTGTAGATCCTTCTTCCTTGGCACCGGAAGAAGCAGTCTTACTTGTGGCACTACTTCCCAACCCGAATGTAAGTAAGGCCAAATGGATTAGCCGAGCTTCTCATCTGGCAAAAACAATTGGAAGAGAAGATCTTACCCAGGAAATTGAAATTACGATCTCAGAATATAAGAGGCCTAGTTCTGTGTGGAATACGGATAATTATACCGCTTACCATGCGGCCTATAGGATCTTTAAAAAGGGAGAAGGGAGCTCCGATTCTCTGGAAACGGGTAGGGTCCAAACTACCATTGACCCGTACTTGCAACGAAAGTCGGAGGCTGCGATGGACCGAGTGCTTTCCTCTATCCAAGAGAGAAATGTAAAGGAAGCAGGGATCCTCGTTTTGGACAATCAAAGCGGGGCTGTTCTCGTTTATTTAGGGAATTCTAAACTATCCAAAGAGAATTATTTCGTAGATTCCATCCATTCCAGAAGACAGGCGGGTTCCACCTTGAAGCCCTTCTTGTATTCCATCGCATTCGAAAGAAATCTACTGGAGCCCGAGTCCGTATTAATGGATGAACCGAAGGACTGGGAGTTGGTAGGAGGGAGTTATAAACCGGGCAATTACGAAGAAAGATATATGGGACCGGTTCCGGCAAGAGTGGCTCTTGCTTCTTCTTTAAATGTTCCCGCCGTTCAAGTCTTGGATTGGGTAGGAGTTCCTGCATTCGTTTCTAAGCTAAAGGAGCTCGGTTTTCAGAAATTACAATCTCCAGAATTTTACGGACTTTCTCTGGCGCTTGGAACTGCAGATGTTACTCTCTGGGAATTGACGAATGCATACCGAACGATTGCGAATAACGGATCTTATACGGAAGCAACTTTTGATTCGGATGAGGCGAGTAGCAATCGATTGCAGTCTGATGCAAAGGAGCTTCCTGGTAGGAAACAGATCCTCTCGCAAGAAGCTTCTAAAACGGTTCGAGAGATCCTTTCTTCCAGGGACAATCGGGCGCCCAGTTTCGGTTGGGAATCCAATCTCTCGACTCGTTTTTACACATTCGCTAAGACAGGAACTTCTCAGGACATGAGAGACAATTGGTGTATCGGTTCTAGTGGGAACTATACAGTAGGAGTCTGGGTGGGAAATATGAGCGGGGAACCCATGTATGACGTAAGCGGGGTCACGGGTGCCGCACCACTTTGGAAAGAGATCATGCAACTCTTGCAGGATTATAGACCCTCTAATCCTTTACTAACCCAAGAAGAGAAGGAGAAGAAGGAGCTGTCCCTTCTTCCGACAAAGAATGTACAAAAGGGCGAACCTAGGATCATCTATCCTGAAAACGGGAATCTGTTTGCGATCGATCCGGAAATCCCGGAAGAAAATGAAAGGATCCGATTTATGGTCCGAGGTTCCGCCAAGGATCTAGAATGGATCTTGAACGGCAAAGTCATAGGCTCTAGCAAGCTCGCCTATTTCGATTGGAGACCCAAGAGAGGGAACCATCTTCTTTCTGTCCGAGAGAAGAATGGGAAGCTTTCGGAGACTGTGGCCTTTCAAGTTCGTTAG